ATATTACAAACAAATTCACAACTGTAGATGATACCCAATTAATTTATGGTGTAAATCAAAGCGATACTAATAAACCGGAAATTAAATTTGAAATTGGTTTAAATACAATTCAATATTACTTTTCATTAACTGAACTTGTTCCACGTGAATATACAAAATATGCTTTTGAATCATATTTTGATATCAATGATGATAATAATGCTCAAAAAAGAGATTTATACTTAAAAAATAATGGTTCATATGTTTCATGAAGCGGGCTTTATTTTACAAACTTAGAAAATAGAAAAACATATAACTATCTTCCTTCAGCTAACGTTGAAGATTGATGAAAAACTTTCTATATTAAGCCATCTAATCAAATTTTAAAAGTTTCAAAAAAACAGCCTGCATACCTTGCTTATCCAAATAACATTTTTGATGCTTCCAAATTCATTGATGAAAATGGAAATATTCTTGAGAAGGAAAGAACTAAAAATAGATCAGAAGAATTTTACCAATTGTTCTTAAATACAATGGGATATGGAAAAGAAATTGCTCAAATCTTCTCAGATAATAAATGAAAATGAGGTGATTCATTAAATGAAAATCACAAGTATCACACCGCTATTGAAAGCGAAGATGCTTACACTCAAGATATTAAATTTATTGGTTATATGCCAAGCAAAGAATACACTGGTTTTGCAATTATTAAAAGCTCAGGTGATATTCAAGTTACTCCTTTTGAATACCAAGACACTTTTAGTTTCTTTGGTAAATCAAAAATAGACACAGGGGCATCACTTTGAGATCCTGCTGCTAGAAATGAGCAAATTAGAAGCAGAATTTATCCAAAGGAAAAATATTATCCTTATGTAACTAAAGATTTTATAAAATTAGAAAATAATTCAGTGATTGCTTTATGAAAAGATCTTAACCAAAATGGAATTTATGATGCTGGTGATGAAATTGTTAAAAAAGAGCTTTCGCTTCCATCGCAAAGATGGGTTTCAACAGAAAAATCATCACTTGCTAGTCAAAATTCAGAAAAAAATTCAAATACATTTAAAATTACTATAAATAATATAGATTCTCAAACTAAGATTCAAGTTAAAAACTAATTATGAAAGGAGGGAATATGGAATGAGATTTTTCAAAATTAAAAATTGGTTCAATGATTAACGTTCAGGCCTATAAACACAATGGATTCTTGTATCGCCAGTGAAATGGTGCTAAAGTAATTTTTCAAAACAAAAGACAC
This genomic window from Mycoplasmopsis gallinacea contains:
- a CDS encoding MYPU_1760 family metalloprotease, with protein sequence MKKSTKWLFPIVALGSLTAAGAAGYGIYASGMLQSLLNSSSNQYFAPTIKNITDDIAIRKEYKPPFFYKEDAEQYNALMSKLVTDYDLETLQIDPGKSKKEIVENYYKSADRFIKDDKNIDNQVYREYVDPVTKIRFVDFAYYEDEITETNEDGSITTYKIPRYLLGEEGLKLLATEFKRKIPFGPEVFALKEVNINNFFVSPPKTKGLYIQELQNIYLNGASLAEKGLDLFSIVKYMTTTLFHEYMHHWATFYAETGKKSDQNTDLNNKDIKTQQLLYYKDSSVSSLASGHKHSLTQYWNGYFSSNFKKLLNYDVDKKALYNNPIKTTLKVSPDLAENTLFTTLSLNEIWRLANETNTADITNKFTTVDDTQLIYGVNQSDTNKPEIKFEIGLNTIQYYFSLTELVPREYTKYAFESYFDINDDNNAQKRDLYLKNNGSYVSWSGLYFTNLENRKTYNYLPSANVEDWWKTFYIKPSNQILKVSKKQPAYLAYPNNIFDASKFIDENGNILEKERTKNRSEEFYQLFLNTMGYGKEIAQIFSDNKWKWGDSLNENHKYHTAIESEDAYTQDIKFIGYMPSKEYTGFAIIKSSGDIQVTPFEYQDTFSFFGKSKIDTGASLWDPAARNEQIRSRIYPKEKYYPYVTKDFIKLENNSVIALWKDLNQNGIYDAGDEIVKKELSLPSQRWVSTEKSSLASQNSEKNSNTFKITINNIDSQTKIQVKN